AATTAAGGGGAGTGGGTAGAGACGCGATTAATCTCGTCTCTACTGAGGATTGGGCAAGTGGAGGACAAATGACAAATGACAAAATTTAACCTTAGTACAGTACTTTAACAGCAAATAATCACTTTGTTGAGCGAAAATAAAACTAGATTAATCTATGTCATCTTTATCGGGGAAAGTTGCAATTATCACTGGTGCATCGCGGGGAATTGGACGAGCGATCGCACTAAAATTAGCTGGTAACGGCGCATCTATTGTCGTCAACTATGCGGGTAATGCAGTCAAAGCAGAGGAAGTTGTTGCAGAAATTGAAAAGTTGGGAGTAGAAGCGATCGCTATTCAAGCCGATATTAGCAAAGTACCCGACATCCAACGCCTGTTTGAGCAAACACTTGAGCATTTTGGTAAAGTTGATATTTTGGTCAACAATGCCGGAATTGCCTTCTATAAACCAATTACTCAGGTGAGTGAAGAAGATTTCGATGCGATTTTTGCTATTAATGTCAAAGGTACTTTTTTTGCTTGCCAACAAGCCGCGCAACATCTATCAGAAGGCGGACGGATTATCAACTTTTCGTCATCAACTACGGTGATGATGCTGCCAACTTATAGCGCCTATGTAGGAACCAAAGGTGCTGTTGAACAAATCACGCGAGTATTAGCTAAAGAATTGGGTGCAAAAGCGATCGCAGTTAATGTTATTTCTCCTGGCCCTACCGATACAGAACTATTCCGAGAAGGCAAAACCCAAGAACAGATAGATCGTTTGGCCCAAATGGCTGCTTTTGGCAAACTGGGAGATGTGCAAGAAATCGCCGATGTAGTAGCGTTTCTCGCTAGCGATGAAGCCAGATGGATCACAGGGCAAAATATCCGTGTAAACGGTGGAATTGCCTGAGATAATTAAAGCTCTCCTCATAAACCAATACAGTTCAGATAAGACCAAAACACTTGTAGAGACGGCGATTTATCGCGTCTCAAAAACTCAAAATTTTTGCCAGTAGCCCTTAACCCAAGCGTATTGCCTCATAAACGCGATATTCTCCGTTTCAAAACCTCAGCTAGTAACCTGGGCATTGCTAGTCCTGTTAGGGTAGGCGAAAATTAGACTGCTACTCCGATTCATTCGAGCTTTTTACTCGAATATAATTGTCCAAGAGCAGCTAACAAAACGGATTGCTATATGGGCTGAAAAAGTTTGTATAAACCGTTTCTAGCTTATACAAAGAACGCCTAGTTTATCCGGTTGTAGAGTCTGTGTTTTCGTACTAAATATCACTTCCCTGTCATCCAAAATTATGGATTTGTCCAACTTTACTACACTTCAAAACTTAGAAGCTGCCTTCGGTGGTGAATCGATGGCAAATCGCAAGTATCTGTTTTTTGCCGACGTAGCGCGTCAACTTGGGTTTCCAGATTTGGCAAAACTTTTTAAAGACACAGCAGACCAAGAAACTGAACACGCTTTTGCACATTTTAAGTTGCTGCATCCAGAACTAGTGGTAGAAAATGCGGCTGCTTTAACTGATGAACAAAAGCGGGAAATTATATCTCGCTGTTTATCTTTGGCAATTGAAGGCGAGACTTATGAATATACTACAATGTATCCAGAGTTTGCCGCCGATGCTCAACGCGATCGCGACAATCCTGCGGCAGAAGAATTTCTCAAACAAGTTCAAGAATCTACCGATCATGCCAACACATTTCGAGAAGCTGCACACCGTTTTGGCTTGTTAAAATTCATCGAGAATTACCACGCCGATCGCTACACTGAAGCTTTAGAAGTATTAAACGGAGGACAAACAGCAAGCAGAGTTGCAGGTGAAGATCCTAAAACTCGGAAATGGATTTGTAGACAATGCAGTATGATTTACGATCCTGTTGCTGGCGATCCCGATTCTGGGATTGCACCTGGTACACCTTTTGAAGAAATTCCTGATGATTGGGAATGTCCGATTTGCGGTGCTAGCAAAAAAACTTTTAAGCCATTTGAAGAAAAAGTTGCAGCTTAGGACGACAATTAATTAGGCACTCTTTTTAGCATATAAACGCGAAGCATCTTAAGGATACTTCGCGTTTTCGATTATTTATCGCAACAGAATTCAGGAGTCAGGAGTCAGAATGGGCTAAACGCCCCGCTATCGCTAACAGAATGGATTGTTATCGAAAAAGCTTATAGTGCAACGCTTACGAGCATCTTAATTCTGACTCATTAATTCTGACTTCTGAATTCTTCTTCAAGAACAGGGTAGTATCATGAATTCACCAGAAGATAAAAGAGGAAACCGTTGTGTTTTTCTGTGACTATCTGAAGAGCAATGCTAATCCGTGATAAAGACTAGAGTAAACATTTATTGTTCTCAAATTAGCAAGCTAATTCCCCGGTTGACACGATTGCTGCACTTTTTGAGGAAGTTGCCGACACATTTGCTGGAATCCTTGAGGATTAATTTGCCACCAAGCAAATAATCCTAAACTTGTACCTCCTACAAGCAACGCCAACATTCCCCCCAGCATTACCAAGTGTTTACCCCGATTAGGTTTTGTAATTAAGGTTGCTGGAATTTCTGGGCTTGTAACTGATTCCTCTGAAGTATCTAAATCTAGATCCAAATCTAGATCCAAATCTAGCAAAGTTTGCGAACTTTCTGTGAAGGAAATGAATTCCTCTTGTTCCTCTAATTCCTCTAATTCTTCTTGTTCCTCTTGTTCCTCTTGTTCCTCTTGTTCTTCTTGTATCTCTGCTTCTATGATCTCTTCTGGCAACGCCGGAGTCACAGGTACTAAGTATTCGGGAGAAACACGGCAATAAGTTAGAACAACTGAAGTATTATCACGCCCATTTTTTTCGTTTGCCAAGTTAATCCAGTTGCGGACAGCATCTTCAACTGTCATCTGGCCTTTTAACACGGGTATTGCATAATCTTGCCAATATTGTTCCACCCTGTTATTATCACTTAAACCATCAGAACACAGTAGTAATATGCCATCTTCTTCCACAATAAATCGCTGAATCTTGAGACGTAAAGATTCTGCATTTCTTGTCCCCAACGCTTGAGTTAAGGCAGTAGCATCTGTTCTTATTAATGCTTTTCGATACAAACTTTTGGCAAAGCGGACTTCTCGCGTCGCCACATCATCATCTACTGTGAGTAGCTGACAATAGTTGCGAGTAATCCAATAGGCACGGCTATCACCAATATTAGTCAAGTAAAGTTCATGGGTATTATTTGATTGCCACCCAGTACTTGTGTATACTCGCTGTGGAACTTGCAATGCCATGACAATGGTTGTAGCCATGCGTTCTTTACCTTGACGTTTTTGTTCGTTATTGCGGGCACAAATCACATTATTTACCACCCGTAAGCTTGCTTCTAATTGTTCCTGCAATAACTCTGGTGATACAAGTACAGCTCGTTCTGTAATCTCCGCTAGTAAGGCGCGAATTTGCAACTTTACAGACTGCACTGCCAATCTACTGGCAACCTCGCCGCCTTCGTGCCCACCAATGCCATCGCAAACAATTGACAAGTGGGACAATAAAGGATCATCTAAGTCATTCAAAGTATTGGGGTAGCAAGCATCTTCATTTTGCGCCATAATTGGGCCAATATCTGTAGAACCTCCCACCTTCAAAACTAGTGGCAATTCTGCCGCAGATGCTAGTAATAAACCATTGAGTTGAGTAGCAACATCATCCAACTCAATTTCCGTTTCACACATATCCTGGACTATGTTCTGCAACCCTTTAGCTACTGATGTCTTTGCAGAAGCTACCCAAAACTGCCAACACTCCCCCAGATTTTTTAAACTCAGCTTCTCATCTTCTGGTGTTTGGTAGAGTTCCAACAGTCGCACACACCAACCTTGGACTCTCAAGTTGTCTACTCCCAGTAAACTGCGGCTAAGTCCTAATTCTGATAAAGGTGTCCAAAGTTGAAGAATTTGCCACAGCCAATAAACTTGTCGTACCGCCGTTGCTTGCTCCCAAGCTTCAACAATAGTTGGATAGATATTTCCTGTCTCATCTATCGGCACATTTTCCAATAAGAGGATATCAGTTGTATCTTTCTCTTCATCACTAGCAAACCCATAAGCTTGGGGCAGATGTAACCGTTCTTGATATAACCGTAGATAAGGAATTACTTCCTTTGGTAATTCTTCAGGGACATCTGGTGGTAGTCCTGGTTGAGTATCCAGCCAAATCTGGCGAGTAATTACTCCATATCTGTCTGCTACTTTTGTGCCTGGTGTAATTTGAGCAGACAATGAGCCAGTAGCCCAAAGATAGCGGTGAACCAAGGGAGTTTGGCAACTTGCACAAACACGATCTCCAATAGGATTAATGGGGCTATTACAGCCTGGATTTATACAATAAATTGTCAGTTGAGTAGAAATCATAAAACTATAAATTTAAAAAACCAATCAACTCATGAATTTCGATTACATTTAGCTGGCAATGGCTTGAAGGCTAGAATAGACTGGATTCGTGTACCGCTAGCTACACTTGGTTACTGAAAGTAATCAAAATTATTGGTAAAAAGACCAAGTTTACTTTCTGTAAATAACTTACGTCTGGCTGTATCTAATCGTAGAAATGGATTTACGTCAATGTAGAGTCTAGGATGGCACTATGCCAAGTTTGACCTTAATCTGGCTTCTGGCGGGAGCAGTTTTGTGTCTCATGGAACTGTTCTTACCATCGGCGTTTGTCGCCTTCATGATGGGAATTAGCGCTTTTGTGGTGGCGCTGCTGTCTGGAGTGGGTTTGGGAAATGTATGGTTGCAAGTTGTAGTTTGGCTATTACTTTCCACATTCCTTATCGTGCTTTCTCGTCGGTTTTTGCAACCACGACGACGCAAATCGAAAA
The Nostoc punctiforme PCC 73102 genome window above contains:
- a CDS encoding SDR family oxidoreductase translates to MSSLSGKVAIITGASRGIGRAIALKLAGNGASIVVNYAGNAVKAEEVVAEIEKLGVEAIAIQADISKVPDIQRLFEQTLEHFGKVDILVNNAGIAFYKPITQVSEEDFDAIFAINVKGTFFACQQAAQHLSEGGRIINFSSSTTVMMLPTYSAYVGTKGAVEQITRVLAKELGAKAIAVNVISPGPTDTELFREGKTQEQIDRLAQMAAFGKLGDVQEIADVVAFLASDEARWITGQNIRVNGGIA
- a CDS encoding rubrerythrin family protein; the encoded protein is MDLSNFTTLQNLEAAFGGESMANRKYLFFADVARQLGFPDLAKLFKDTADQETEHAFAHFKLLHPELVVENAAALTDEQKREIISRCLSLAIEGETYEYTTMYPEFAADAQRDRDNPAAEEFLKQVQESTDHANTFREAAHRFGLLKFIENYHADRYTEALEVLNGGQTASRVAGEDPKTRKWICRQCSMIYDPVAGDPDSGIAPGTPFEEIPDDWECPICGASKKTFKPFEEKVAA
- a CDS encoding protein phosphatase 2C domain-containing protein — encoded protein: MISTQLTIYCINPGCNSPINPIGDRVCASCQTPLVHRYLWATGSLSAQITPGTKVADRYGVITRQIWLDTQPGLPPDVPEELPKEVIPYLRLYQERLHLPQAYGFASDEEKDTTDILLLENVPIDETGNIYPTIVEAWEQATAVRQVYWLWQILQLWTPLSELGLSRSLLGVDNLRVQGWCVRLLELYQTPEDEKLSLKNLGECWQFWVASAKTSVAKGLQNIVQDMCETEIELDDVATQLNGLLLASAAELPLVLKVGGSTDIGPIMAQNEDACYPNTLNDLDDPLLSHLSIVCDGIGGHEGGEVASRLAVQSVKLQIRALLAEITERAVLVSPELLQEQLEASLRVVNNVICARNNEQKRQGKERMATTIVMALQVPQRVYTSTGWQSNNTHELYLTNIGDSRAYWITRNYCQLLTVDDDVATREVRFAKSLYRKALIRTDATALTQALGTRNAESLRLKIQRFIVEEDGILLLCSDGLSDNNRVEQYWQDYAIPVLKGQMTVEDAVRNWINLANEKNGRDNTSVVLTYCRVSPEYLVPVTPALPEEIIEAEIQEEQEEQEEQEEQEELEELEEQEEFISFTESSQTLLDLDLDLDLDLDTSEESVTSPEIPATLITKPNRGKHLVMLGGMLALLVGGTSLGLFAWWQINPQGFQQMCRQLPQKVQQSCQPGN
- a CDS encoding NfeD family protein, translated to MPSLTLIWLLAGAVLCLMELFLPSAFVAFMMGISAFVVALLSGVGLGNVWLQVVVWLLLSTFLIVLSRRFLQPRRRKSKIQDAVIAETLTEIPPGKTGRVLYEGNSWQARCDDDKFTVAPHQRVYVVRREGTTLIVIPENLLNS